From Halotia branconii CENA392, the proteins below share one genomic window:
- a CDS encoding DUF6679 family protein, translating into MLHRKIYQLCCDGREVCVFLRDQQRWIERARILDIEGDLVTLRYETEEEDETCSWEEMIRLESIGAVTQKLASVPRGNVEPLMTEDCPEAERIRNHYPESNPE; encoded by the coding sequence ATGCTACACCGCAAGATTTATCAACTGTGTTGCGATGGGCGCGAGGTATGTGTTTTCTTGCGGGACCAGCAACGCTGGATCGAACGCGCCCGCATTCTCGACATAGAGGGAGATTTAGTCACCCTACGTTATGAGACAGAAGAGGAAGATGAAACTTGTTCTTGGGAGGAGATGATTCGCCTTGAAAGTATCGGCGCTGTAACCCAAAAATTAGCTTCAGTGCCGCGTGGTAATGTAGAACCTCTGATGACTGAAGACTGTCCAGAAGCTGAGCGTATCCGCAACCATTACCCTGAATCCAACCCTGAATAA
- a CDS encoding carbohydrate ABC transporter permease: MTTPQAVSTTPKQTGKTKFSIKKILLFIAVVLVVIFSLAPVLWQLLTSFKVNEDIAAVPTVYFPTRFTFSHYIELFTRRPFWRYIFNSAFVSITSTALALAIGAPAAYALARLRPWGERVILAGVLIVTLFPGILLFLGLLEIIQALRLGNNYLALIIPYTAINLPLTILVLKSFFEQLPKDLEDSARVDGYNTFQLLWQIVLPMTLPALVTTGILTFIFAWNEFIFALTFMTREELKTIPVAAAQLGGASVFEIPYGSIAAATVVGTLPLIALVLFFQRRIVQGLTAGAVKG; this comes from the coding sequence ATGACAACTCCACAAGCAGTTTCAACGACTCCAAAACAAACAGGAAAAACCAAGTTTTCTATTAAAAAAATCTTGCTGTTCATAGCAGTTGTATTAGTAGTGATATTTAGCCTAGCGCCTGTTCTATGGCAACTGCTGACTTCATTTAAAGTTAACGAAGATATTGCCGCTGTTCCTACTGTCTATTTTCCGACGCGATTCACTTTCAGTCACTATATTGAGTTATTCACCCGTCGTCCATTTTGGCGCTATATCTTCAACAGCGCTTTTGTATCGATTACTTCTACAGCTTTAGCTTTGGCAATTGGCGCACCCGCCGCTTATGCCTTGGCACGATTACGCCCTTGGGGTGAGCGAGTTATCCTTGCTGGCGTTCTCATTGTAACTTTGTTTCCGGGAATTTTATTGTTTTTGGGACTATTAGAAATTATCCAAGCGCTCAGACTGGGCAACAACTATCTGGCGCTAATCATACCCTATACTGCCATCAATTTGCCGCTGACAATTTTAGTACTCAAAAGCTTTTTTGAACAATTGCCCAAAGACTTAGAAGATTCCGCTAGGGTCGATGGCTACAATACCTTTCAACTATTGTGGCAAATCGTACTGCCGATGACCCTTCCAGCCTTAGTAACTACTGGGATTCTCACCTTTATTTTTGCCTGGAATGAATTTATCTTTGCTTTGACATTTATGACCCGTGAAGAGTTGAAGACAATTCCCGTTGCTGCTGCTCAGTTGGGTGGTGCGTCAGTATTTGAAATTCCCTACGGTTCCATTGCTGCTGCGACTGTTGTCGGGACGTTACCCCTCATTGCACTAGTTTTGTTTTTCCAGCGCCGGATCGTTCAAGGTCTTACCGCTGGTGCTGTCAAAGGATAA
- a CDS encoding Ycf51 family protein has product MFTTADFLQYTQWSGIATLIFAALAILAFILKWGIRFRLVGTTGFMIVLTCGLFTLSLIPLTHTVIPGALKYTLVYDNGSTQTVIATSPKISPTQLEATLRQAATNLYSYGRLGTRADNQMTIRARTVIHPEPGLSVPVYLGQIKRTLATREDQEMTIEIYPEKFAQLPKPTA; this is encoded by the coding sequence ATGTTTACAACAGCTGACTTTCTTCAGTACACTCAATGGTCGGGTATCGCCACATTGATATTCGCTGCTTTAGCAATCCTAGCTTTTATTCTCAAATGGGGCATCCGCTTTCGGCTGGTAGGTACAACTGGCTTTATGATAGTGCTGACTTGTGGACTATTTACCCTCTCTTTAATTCCTCTGACTCACACTGTGATTCCAGGAGCATTAAAGTATACTTTAGTCTACGACAATGGTTCAACACAAACCGTAATTGCTACATCACCCAAAATTTCTCCTACACAACTAGAAGCAACTCTGCGGCAAGCAGCTACTAATCTTTATTCTTATGGTCGCTTAGGTACACGAGCAGACAACCAGATGACAATTCGCGCCCGTACCGTCATCCATCCAGAACCAGGGCTTTCTGTCCCAGTTTACCTAGGTCAAATTAAGCGAACGTTGGCTACGCGTGAAGATCAAGAAATGACAATTGAGATTTACCCAGAAAAATTTGCTCAATTACCAAAGCCTACTGCTTAA
- a CDS encoding ABC transporter ATP-binding protein: MAKLELKNLNKTYNPKVIPVKDVSLTVDNDEFLTLLGPSGCGKSTVLRMIAGLEEPTRGQIKIGEVDVTQKGAGDRNIAMVFQSYALYPHMTVYENLASGLKLKKVPPAEIKRRVAEVSEVLGLAELMNRKPGKMSGGQRQRVAVGRALVRNADVYLLDEPLSNLDALLRERVRADLKQIFAVQKVPVVYVTHDQTEAMTLSTKVALLNDGYVQQLDPPELIYNHPANLFVAGFVGSPQMNLLTLPCQGRSAMLGNFQIPLPDLPTVPPQIILGIRPENVRIAQPSDTQTIQGRVFLVENLGMHYLVSVKVEGSPTAATTVRALLPTDQNWNNEDITLALPTEDIHWFDVQSGHTLVRR; encoded by the coding sequence ATGGCTAAACTCGAACTCAAAAACTTGAATAAAACCTATAACCCCAAAGTTATCCCTGTTAAAGACGTGAGCTTAACGGTAGATAACGATGAGTTTCTTACTTTACTTGGCCCTTCTGGCTGTGGCAAATCCACCGTCCTCCGCATGATTGCAGGTCTGGAAGAACCTACTCGCGGTCAGATCAAGATTGGGGAAGTTGATGTTACCCAAAAAGGAGCAGGCGATCGCAATATTGCAATGGTATTTCAAAGCTATGCACTTTATCCTCACATGACGGTATACGAAAATCTTGCCTCTGGACTGAAGCTGAAAAAAGTACCACCAGCCGAAATTAAACGAAGAGTTGCAGAAGTATCCGAAGTCTTAGGATTAGCAGAGTTAATGAACCGCAAGCCAGGTAAAATGTCTGGAGGTCAACGTCAGCGAGTTGCGGTCGGTCGTGCTTTGGTGCGGAATGCCGATGTCTACTTGTTAGATGAACCATTAAGTAACTTGGATGCACTATTACGAGAACGAGTCCGCGCCGACCTCAAGCAGATTTTTGCCGTCCAAAAAGTCCCAGTTGTTTACGTCACCCACGACCAAACAGAAGCAATGACACTTTCCACGAAAGTTGCATTACTTAACGATGGCTATGTGCAGCAACTTGACCCACCGGAACTCATTTATAACCATCCAGCAAATCTATTTGTGGCTGGGTTTGTTGGTAGTCCGCAAATGAATTTGCTAACTCTACCTTGTCAGGGACGATCTGCTATGTTGGGTAACTTCCAAATACCTCTGCCAGATCTACCAACTGTACCACCTCAGATTATTTTGGGAATCCGTCCAGAAAATGTCCGTATTGCTCAACCAAGTGATACTCAGACTATTCAAGGACGAGTGTTTTTAGTAGAAAACTTGGGTATGCACTATTTGGTTAGTGTCAAGGTTGAGGGTTCACCAACCGCAGCGACTACAGTACGTGCTTTGTTGCCAACAGATCAAAACTGGAATAACGAAGATATTACATTGGCATTGCCTACTGAGGATATTCACTGGTTTGATGTTCAATCTGGACATACTCTTGTCAGGAGGTAA
- a CDS encoding ABC transporter substrate-binding protein, with the protein MLYRKPINKLQKFIQKPSFLHVGIFLTILLGILLFAWVALSQQPVTLNMLITAPDAQPWKQGLIKDFETENPGIRINLVEGPNATNLLEDLYTSSFILGESPYDLVNMDVIWTPKFAAAGWLRPLDDRISKEELAAFSPKDIEGGRYQGKLYRIPVRSDVGMLYYREDLLKQAGFKPPETFEDLMRISQALQKQDKVNWGYVWQGRQYEGLVAMFVEVLDGFGGFWVNPDTLEVGLDRPETLQAIEFLRSTISKSVSPPGVTTYQEEDTRRLFQSGEAAFLRSWPYAWPLAQKKGSPIKGKIAIKPMVHAPGETGAACLGGWGIGIAKSSKHPQEAWTAIQYFTSEKAQRRFILNAGYVPSRRNLFTNPEIVAKYPHYPQLLEVVDNAVLRPPIAQYAQASDILQRYLSAALSGRTDPKQAMKAAANETRRLLGAGE; encoded by the coding sequence ATGTTGTACCGAAAGCCAATAAACAAGCTGCAAAAATTTATCCAAAAACCAAGTTTTTTGCATGTAGGGATTTTTCTGACAATTCTGTTAGGTATCTTATTGTTCGCTTGGGTAGCACTCTCGCAGCAACCAGTTACCCTGAATATGTTAATTACTGCCCCTGATGCCCAACCTTGGAAGCAGGGTTTGATTAAAGACTTTGAAACTGAAAACCCAGGTATTCGCATTAACTTAGTTGAGGGGCCGAATGCCACAAATTTACTTGAAGACCTCTATACCTCATCATTTATCTTAGGCGAATCTCCTTATGACTTGGTGAATATGGATGTCATCTGGACACCAAAATTTGCTGCTGCTGGATGGTTGCGACCCCTAGATGATCGCATTTCAAAAGAGGAGTTAGCAGCATTTTCACCCAAGGATATAGAGGGAGGACGTTATCAGGGCAAGCTGTACCGCATTCCAGTACGTTCTGATGTGGGAATGCTGTACTATCGGGAAGATTTACTCAAACAAGCAGGATTTAAACCACCAGAAACCTTTGAGGATCTGATGCGAATTTCCCAAGCCTTGCAAAAACAAGACAAGGTGAATTGGGGCTATGTTTGGCAAGGTCGCCAGTACGAAGGACTCGTGGCGATGTTTGTGGAAGTCCTTGATGGTTTTGGCGGTTTCTGGGTTAATCCCGACACCTTGGAAGTGGGACTAGACCGACCAGAAACATTACAAGCGATTGAATTTTTACGTAGTACTATCAGCAAAAGCGTTTCTCCTCCTGGAGTGACGACTTATCAAGAAGAAGACACGCGACGCTTATTCCAAAGTGGTGAAGCAGCATTTTTACGCAGCTGGCCTTATGCATGGCCTTTAGCCCAAAAAAAAGGTTCGCCAATCAAAGGCAAAATCGCAATTAAACCGATGGTTCACGCTCCTGGTGAGACTGGAGCAGCCTGTTTAGGGGGCTGGGGTATAGGAATTGCTAAATCTTCCAAACATCCCCAAGAAGCTTGGACAGCAATTCAGTACTTTACCAGTGAAAAGGCACAGCGCCGATTTATTTTGAATGCAGGCTATGTGCCAAGTCGCCGGAATTTGTTCACCAATCCAGAGATTGTTGCCAAATATCCCCACTATCCACAGTTGTTAGAGGTCGTGGACAATGCAGTTTTACGTCCACCAATCGCGCAATATGCCCAGGCATCAGATATTTTGCAGCGTTATCTCAGTGCCGCATTATCTGGACGGACAGATCCAAAACAAGCAATGAAAGCTGCTGCTAACGAAACACGCCGACTGCTAGGGGCTGGGGAATGA
- a CDS encoding pentapeptide repeat-containing protein: MKLKILAIAALVSTICYAIPTKAANPVHVRQLLKTGKCQGCDLAGANLRSAHLVGADLRNANLKGANLEDAELISANLTGANLSQVFASNIDLSATNLTNANLTNAKLDNANLEGAVLTGVNLQEVIVY; encoded by the coding sequence ATGAAACTGAAGATTTTAGCTATCGCAGCATTAGTGAGTACGATTTGCTATGCCATTCCGACAAAAGCTGCAAATCCTGTCCATGTTAGACAGTTACTAAAAACAGGAAAATGTCAGGGATGTGACTTAGCAGGAGCAAACTTGCGTTCGGCTCATTTAGTTGGTGCAGATTTAAGAAATGCCAATTTAAAGGGAGCTAATCTAGAAGATGCCGAGTTGATTAGCGCTAATCTAACTGGTGCAAACTTAAGTCAAGTATTCGCAAGTAATATTGATTTAAGCGCCACTAACTTAACAAATGCCAACCTGACTAATGCTAAGCTTGATAATGCAAACTTGGAGGGTGCTGTCTTAACTGGAGTTAATCTTCAAGAAGTTATAGTTTATTGA
- a CDS encoding Nif3-like dinuclear metal center hexameric protein, whose protein sequence is MKVVDLITWFEEWANPAWCESWDNCGWQIEPGVLQDAARVLVCLTPTLAVMQEAIAFKANLIFAHHPLIFNPPKSLCSGEAIAEMARLAFTHNIGVYSAHTNFDQVQDGTADVLAQILELQEVTPIVPTQAGLGYGRVGMLKPFVSLQELLTNIQNQLAPPNLIFSPVADLQQTISRVAVLGGSGASFISAVVKTNAQAYLTSDCKFHQFQESRDRGLILIDAGHYATERPACDRLVQKFNSLNLDWVQLSHKDEDFRQFLV, encoded by the coding sequence ATGAAAGTTGTTGATTTAATTACTTGGTTTGAAGAATGGGCAAATCCTGCTTGGTGTGAAAGTTGGGATAATTGTGGTTGGCAAATTGAGCCGGGAGTATTGCAGGATGCAGCACGGGTGTTGGTGTGTTTAACACCAACTTTGGCAGTAATGCAAGAAGCGATCGCTTTCAAAGCCAATTTAATTTTTGCCCATCATCCTTTAATTTTCAATCCTCCCAAGTCGTTGTGCAGTGGTGAAGCGATCGCAGAAATGGCACGGTTAGCTTTTACCCACAACATAGGTGTCTACAGCGCTCATACTAATTTTGATCAAGTACAAGATGGGACTGCTGATGTTTTGGCTCAGATTTTAGAACTCCAAGAAGTTACTCCCATAGTACCCACCCAGGCAGGACTAGGATATGGACGTGTAGGAATGCTCAAGCCATTTGTGTCTTTACAAGAGTTACTCACCAATATTCAAAATCAACTTGCTCCCCCTAATTTAATTTTTTCTCCTGTTGCCGATTTACAGCAAACAATTTCACGAGTGGCTGTGTTGGGTGGTTCAGGAGCTAGTTTTATTTCGGCGGTAGTTAAAACTAATGCTCAAGCTTATCTGACTTCTGATTGTAAGTTTCATCAATTTCAAGAAAGCCGCGATCGCGGTCTAATTTTAATTGATGCCGGACATTATGCAACCGAACGCCCTGCTTGCGATCGCTTAGTACAAAAATTTAATTCTTTAAATCTAGACTGGGTACAATTGAGCCACAAAGATGAGGATTTCCGTCAATTTCTTGTTTAA
- a CDS encoding IS701 family transposase yields the protein MDVELQILKHLSRDAHPTVALIDEYCAEYKDLFKEVRNYECFKYLHLGIISTIKRKSLPEIAKVVSINSAQSLHHFIAYSDWSVKKLKSRRLNKLKRALNDQAITVVIDETGDRKKGKKTDYVARQYLGSVGKIDNGIVTVNAYGVYDNITFPLSFKVFKPKGTLKEGDKYKTKIELASEIITELISEGFNIELVLADSLYGESSEFIRKLNEYELAYVVAIRNNHGVWLPANQSVRANKWCKFKRTFSNQKSETRYIREIIYGKKRTITYWEITTDPETMPENSTSFVMTNLQGNLKKILGDLYGLRTWVEYGFRQCKQELGWTDYRFTNFQHIQRWWEIIFCVYTMISLSSPPFLSLNQAPQIETEVQNSVCIDCVDFSNHKQWNHDYGWKNTLNNLRLIVQPLLLFWLIYPWLDVFPNSDLLLGFNHLICTMNQFKPFFSSG from the coding sequence ATGGATGTAGAATTACAAATCCTGAAACATTTGTCGAGAGATGCCCACCCAACAGTTGCGCTCATAGATGAATATTGTGCAGAGTATAAAGACCTGTTCAAAGAGGTAAGAAATTATGAATGCTTTAAATATTTACATTTGGGGATAATATCAACGATAAAAAGAAAATCGTTACCAGAAATAGCTAAAGTAGTAAGTATAAACTCTGCTCAGTCATTACATCATTTTATAGCCTATTCAGATTGGTCAGTAAAGAAATTAAAGAGCCGAAGATTAAATAAATTAAAGAGAGCGTTAAACGATCAGGCGATAACCGTAGTAATAGATGAAACAGGAGACAGGAAAAAAGGTAAAAAGACAGATTATGTGGCTAGACAATATTTAGGGAGCGTAGGAAAAATAGATAATGGAATAGTGACAGTCAATGCTTATGGAGTTTATGACAATATAACATTTCCCTTAAGTTTCAAAGTATTCAAACCAAAGGGGACTTTAAAAGAAGGAGATAAATATAAAACTAAAATAGAATTAGCGTCAGAAATTATTACAGAATTAATTAGTGAAGGCTTTAATATTGAGTTGGTACTGGCGGATAGTTTATATGGTGAGAGTAGCGAATTCATCAGAAAATTGAATGAATATGAATTAGCTTATGTTGTGGCAATAAGAAATAATCACGGAGTCTGGCTACCAGCCAACCAGAGCGTTAGAGCGAATAAGTGGTGTAAATTTAAAAGAACATTTAGCAATCAAAAATCAGAGACTAGATATATTCGAGAAATAATTTATGGAAAAAAAAGAACCATAACTTATTGGGAAATAACTACTGACCCAGAAACCATGCCGGAAAATTCTACTTCTTTCGTGATGACAAATCTTCAAGGTAACTTGAAGAAGATTTTAGGCGACTTATATGGATTAAGAACCTGGGTTGAATATGGTTTTCGGCAGTGTAAACAGGAACTGGGCTGGACAGATTACAGGTTTACAAATTTCCAACATATTCAGAGATGGTGGGAGATTATTTTTTGTGTCTACACAATGATTAGTTTAAGTTCTCCACCTTTCTTATCCTTAAATCAAGCTCCTCAAATTGAAACAGAGGTACAAAACAGTGTTTGTATTGATTGTGTAGATTTTTCTAATCATAAACAATGGAATCATGATTATGGATGGAAGAATACTTTAAATAATCTTCGCTTAATTGTTCAACCTCTCTTATTATTTTGGTTGATTTATCCCTGGCTAGATGTTTTTCCCAATTCCGATTTATTGCTTGGATTTAATCACCTAATTTGTACAATGAACCAATTTAAACCTTTTTTCTCTTCTGGATAA
- a CDS encoding carbohydrate ABC transporter permease: MTNLHTLRGREQRTAWLLLTPALLLLLFVFAYPILRAFWLSVFTRNLGTELEPVFSGLENYVRMAGDGRFWQSLWVTTVFTTASVLSELLLGLGIALVLNQAFFGRGIVRTTAIIPWALPTALIGLAWAWIFNDQFGIVNDILLRLGLIQTGINWLGDPTLAMLAAIFADVWKTTPFISILLLAGLQSISTDLYEAYSVDGANAWQSFRNITLPLLLPQILIAVLFRFAQAFGIFDLIAVMTGGGPGGATEVVSLYIYSTVMRYLDFGYGAALVVVTFLILIAAVAIASFLLSKYRAKTGAI, encoded by the coding sequence ATGACTAATCTGCACACACTCCGAGGTCGAGAACAAAGAACAGCCTGGCTCTTACTAACACCAGCATTGCTGCTGTTGTTGTTTGTGTTTGCCTACCCAATTTTACGAGCATTCTGGTTAAGTGTATTTACTAGAAATTTGGGAACAGAGCTAGAACCAGTATTTTCTGGCTTAGAAAATTATGTGCGGATGGCAGGAGATGGTCGTTTTTGGCAGAGTTTATGGGTGACGACTGTGTTCACAACAGCTTCCGTACTTTCAGAACTACTGCTAGGATTGGGAATTGCTTTAGTTCTCAATCAGGCGTTTTTTGGACGGGGCATAGTACGGACAACCGCGATTATACCTTGGGCTTTGCCTACTGCTTTGATTGGTCTGGCATGGGCTTGGATTTTTAACGACCAGTTTGGAATTGTCAACGATATTTTATTGCGATTGGGGTTAATTCAAACTGGAATTAACTGGTTAGGAGATCCAACTCTGGCAATGCTGGCAGCGATTTTTGCTGATGTTTGGAAAACTACACCGTTTATTAGTATTCTGCTATTAGCTGGCTTGCAGTCGATATCAACAGATCTCTACGAAGCTTACTCTGTCGATGGAGCGAATGCTTGGCAAAGCTTCCGCAATATTACTCTGCCACTGCTGTTGCCACAAATCTTAATCGCAGTTTTATTTCGGTTTGCTCAAGCTTTTGGGATTTTTGACTTAATTGCTGTGATGACTGGAGGTGGCCCCGGTGGTGCAACTGAAGTGGTGTCGCTGTATATTTACTCTACAGTGATGCGCTACTTAGATTTTGGTTATGGAGCAGCTTTGGTAGTGGTGACATTTTTAATATTAATTGCTGCGGTAGCGATCGCCAGTTTCTTGCTGAGTAAATACCGTGCCAAAACAGGAGCCATTTAA
- a CDS encoding carbonic anhydrase encodes MKKLIKGLREFKSSYFSANEELFEQLSHGQKPRVLFITCSDSRIDPNLITQAGLGELFVIRNAGNIIPPFGATNGGEGATIEYAVQALDIQQIIICGHSHCGAMKGLMKLDSLRVEMPLVHDWLKYAEATRRLVKDNYSNYEGEELLEIIIAENVLTQIENLRTYPVIHSKLHQKQLSIYAWIYQIETGEVLTYDSQKHAYVLLQNQLPTSEIDETLFNPPLGKTEQDTIQSSPELLISPHTGFPMTVLSPQQMERIYRGSKTN; translated from the coding sequence ATGAAAAAATTGATTAAAGGTTTGCGTGAGTTCAAAAGTAGTTACTTTTCTGCCAATGAAGAACTGTTTGAACAACTTTCTCATGGTCAGAAGCCTAGAGTATTATTTATTACTTGTTCAGATTCGCGTATCGATCCAAACTTGATTACACAAGCTGGATTAGGTGAATTATTTGTTATCCGCAATGCAGGTAATATTATTCCCCCCTTTGGTGCAACTAATGGTGGTGAAGGAGCAACAATTGAATATGCTGTTCAAGCATTAGATATTCAACAAATTATTATCTGTGGTCACTCCCATTGTGGGGCGATGAAAGGGTTAATGAAGTTAGACAGTTTGCGGGTAGAAATGCCGTTGGTACATGATTGGCTCAAGTATGCAGAGGCAACCCGACGATTAGTAAAAGATAATTATAGTAACTATGAAGGCGAAGAACTATTAGAAATAATTATTGCCGAGAATGTACTCACCCAAATCGAAAATCTACGAACTTATCCAGTAATTCACTCTAAGCTTCACCAAAAGCAACTCAGTATTTATGCTTGGATTTATCAAATCGAGACTGGTGAAGTTTTGACATACGATTCACAAAAGCACGCCTATGTCTTGCTCCAAAATCAGCTTCCCACATCAGAGATAGATGAAACATTGTTTAACCCACCTTTAGGTAAAACTGAACAAGATACTATTCAATCATCTCCGGAACTTTTGATTTCACCACATACGGGGTTTCCCATGACAGTGCTGTCTCCACAACAAATGGAGCGAATTTATCGAGGCTCGAAAACAAACTAA
- a CDS encoding MBL fold metallo-hydrolase — protein sequence MRDNLSASSGVDAEERSELECLPYSVQHHDEGVCLLVKMGPHRILLDCGLKDSSLLLSTLTKSTRKGSLPQPADLVLISHAHPDHARGLLALHQSFPLLPVYASEVTSKLLPLNWPDQDPQDIPQFCHALPLRSPVELQDGLVVELFPAGHLPGAVAILLTYTTEQHSYKLLYTGDFFLSNSRLVEGLRLEELRGLDLSVLIIEGTYGTSRHPHRRNQENQLAERINRAIADNYSVLLPTPALGLGQELLMLLRSHHHFTGRDLDIWVDGTVATGCDAYLELLPHLPASVQNFARHQPLFWDERVRPRVRRLPPEHRATIGKSPCIVLTDSTADLGQYCQPDTRPWLILLPEKIDIKVHKKYLAPTTIDGYFLAQHSDGPGTTQLIHNLRPQHVVFVHGSPTYLADLTSLEELQNRYHVHSPSAGTLVELPIGDTFLQPAAPETNYEGELTELGTVITITLPDAITTDPRWRQFADTGLIEGHWQGEELVLRGLSQRDLLNQNSSDRYTSSDVECCGNCRHQRGQRCWNPASPLYHFKVTLEGYCPAFERLNDNQ from the coding sequence ATGAGGGATAATCTGTCGGCATCCTCTGGCGTTGATGCTGAGGAAAGGTCGGAATTAGAATGTTTGCCTTATAGTGTCCAGCATCACGATGAGGGCGTGTGTTTATTAGTAAAAATGGGGCCACATCGCATCCTATTAGACTGTGGCTTAAAAGATAGTTCTTTATTGTTAAGTACGCTAACTAAATCAACACGCAAAGGCAGTTTACCCCAACCAGCAGATTTAGTTTTAATCAGTCACGCCCACCCAGATCATGCTAGAGGACTACTAGCACTGCATCAATCTTTTCCCCTTTTACCTGTTTATGCCAGTGAAGTCACTAGTAAGTTACTACCGCTAAATTGGCCAGATCAAGATCCTCAAGACATTCCCCAATTTTGTCATGCATTACCGCTGCGATCGCCTGTAGAATTGCAAGATGGCTTAGTAGTAGAGTTATTTCCCGCCGGACACTTACCAGGGGCAGTAGCAATTTTGCTCACTTATACGACAGAGCAGCATTCTTACAAGCTACTGTATACAGGAGACTTTTTCTTATCAAACTCTAGGCTAGTAGAAGGTTTGCGGTTAGAAGAATTGCGAGGACTAGATCTCAGTGTACTGATTATTGAAGGTACTTATGGCACATCTCGTCATCCTCATCGTCGTAATCAAGAAAATCAATTAGCAGAACGAATTAATCGGGCGATCGCAGATAATTATTCTGTTTTACTACCCACACCTGCTTTAGGTTTGGGGCAAGAATTATTAATGCTGTTACGTTCTCATCACCATTTTACAGGACGTGATTTAGATATTTGGGTTGATGGTACTGTCGCCACTGGATGCGATGCTTACCTAGAACTACTACCTCATTTACCTGCATCAGTACAAAACTTCGCCCGTCATCAACCCTTATTTTGGGATGAACGAGTACGTCCGCGAGTCCGTCGTTTGCCACCAGAACATCGTGCCACCATAGGCAAGTCTCCCTGTATTGTTCTCACCGATTCTACAGCCGATTTGGGACAATATTGCCAACCTGACACTAGACCCTGGCTAATCTTGTTACCAGAAAAAATTGATATAAAAGTTCACAAAAAATATTTAGCACCCACTACTATTGACGGCTATTTTTTAGCGCAGCATAGTGATGGCCCTGGTACTACCCAGCTAATTCATAACTTGCGTCCTCAGCACGTCGTTTTTGTTCATGGTTCCCCTACCTATTTAGCAGATCTAACTAGCTTAGAAGAGTTACAAAACCGTTACCATGTTCATTCCCCATCTGCTGGGACATTAGTAGAACTGCCAATTGGAGACACATTTTTACAACCAGCAGCTCCAGAAACCAATTATGAAGGTGAACTGACAGAATTGGGAACGGTAATTACAATTACACTTCCCGATGCGATTACTACCGATCCTCGTTGGCGGCAGTTTGCCGATACTGGTTTAATCGAGGGTCATTGGCAAGGAGAAGAACTAGTCTTGCGGGGATTGTCTCAGCGAGATTTGCTCAATCAAAATAGTAGCGATCGCTATACTTCATCTGATGTCGAGTGCTGCGGAAACTGCCGACACCAAAGGGGGCAGCGGTGTTGGAATCCTGCTTCCCCCTTGTATCACTTCAAGGTAACTCTTGAAGGCTACTGTCCTGCTTTTGAACGCTTAAATGATAATCAGTAG